The genomic window GAAACTTACGATAGTCAAGTAATGGGCGCAAGTCGCACCTACGGCGTTTCTTTACCCCCTGGCTATGGGCAAAACCCAAAACAAAGCTATCCTGTAATCTTTCTCCTCCACGGTGGACATGGTAACCCCACTGATTGGTTTATTCAAAACAAGGGACAAGCTCTCAAGACTGTAGAACAACTTTATACTAAAGGTAAGTTGCCACCCAGTATCATCATCACACCAGATGGCAACGACAAACGTGGCTCTAGTCGCTACCGAGACCCTGAATATATTGATGGCCCTAACGGTAAAGTCTCTACAGCCGTGGGGGATGAGTTAGTAAAAGTTGTGCAAAGCCGTTATCGGACACTAACCAATCCAGATTTTTGGGCAATAGGTGGTTTATCTTCTGGTGGTTGGGGAGCAATCAATGTAGGATTACATAACCCGGATCATTTCTCGATCTTATTTAGTCATAGTGGTTATTTTCAGGATAAAAGCGGCCCAATCAATAGTCCAATAACTTATATCAAAACCATTCCTCCACAAGCTAAAAAAAGGTTGCGGATATACTTAGATTCAGGT from Nostoc sp. UHCC 0926 includes these protein-coding regions:
- a CDS encoding alpha/beta hydrolase; this translates as MNYKQSKILLLVSVLTLVGCNYRQTVAAKIPQQEDLQTTASVSPTQPNPSDVATPLSYKIETYDSQVMGASRTYGVSLPPGYGQNPKQSYPVIFLLHGGHGNPTDWFIQNKGQALKTVEQLYTKGKLPPSIIITPDGNDKRGSSRYRDPEYIDGPNGKVSTAVGDELVKVVQSRYRTLTNPDFWAIGGLSSGGWGAINVGLHNPDHFSILFSHSGYFQDKSGPINSPITYIKTIPPQAKKRLRIYLDSGKSDIEEIDQAEKFAKVLNELKIYNRFRQFPGSHTWKYWREHLADSLTFVGEQFRLSDIADKSEKLDLSAKNAQK